In Carya illinoinensis cultivar Pawnee chromosome 10, C.illinoinensisPawnee_v1, whole genome shotgun sequence, one DNA window encodes the following:
- the LOC122279441 gene encoding superoxide dismutase [Cu-Zn] 2, with protein MSTVKAVVLISGDNNIRGSLNFVQDPYGSTHVKGRITGLSPGLHGFHIHALGDTTNGCNSTGPHFNPLKKYHGSPMDKERHAGDLGNIVAGPDGVAEISIKDDQILLSGPHSILGRAVVVHADPDDLGRGGHELSKTTGNAGARVGCGIIGLQSSV; from the exons ATGAGCACTGTGAAAGCTGTGGTTCTCATCTCCGGGGACAACAACATTAGAGGCTCTCTCAATTTCGTCCAGGACCCCTACG GTTCAACCCATGTGAAAGGGAGGATTACTGGACTCTCACCTGGCCTTCACGGCTTCCATATTCACGCTCTTGGCGATACAACCAATGGCTGCAACTCCACTG GTCCTCATTTCAACCCACTGAAGAAGTATCATGGATCTCCTATGGATAAAGAGCGTCACGCTGGTGATTTGGGTAACATTGTTGCAGGCCCAGATG GAGTAGCTGAAATTTCCATCAAGGATGATCAG ATTCTGCTCAGTGGTCCTCATTCCATACTTGGGAGGGCGGTTGTTGTGCACGCTGATCCTGATGATCTTGGTAGAG GTGGACATGAACTTAGCAAGACTACCGGGAATGCAGGTGCAAGAGTTGGATGTG GTATCATTGGACTTCAATCGTCAGTTTAG